The following proteins are encoded in a genomic region of Cryptomeria japonica chromosome 11, Sugi_1.0, whole genome shotgun sequence:
- the LOC131859745 gene encoding uncharacterized protein LOC131859745 has translation MECSMCGDVGFQIYLFQCTKCSIRFQHQYCSRAYFENESVESISEVCDWCFSIPEEDAGSDVKLMIRDSVKRMRSSPGFGECTNMTHDSKRKRNMTKSCVEIDGQIPKELKKKKNSELIDSIERKNKKRYKLLDEILC, from the exons ATGGAGTGCAGTATGTGTGGGGATGTGGGCTTTCAGATCTATCTATTCCAATGCACAAAATGTTCAATTCGTTTCCAGCATCA ATATTGCAGCAGAGCATATTTTGAGAATGAATCAGTTGAAAGTATCAGTGAAGTATGTGATTGGTGTTTCAGTATTCCAGAGGAGGATGCAGGCTCTGATGTTAAGCTTATGATCAGGGATTCTGTTAAAAGAATGAGAAGTTCTCCTGGGTTTGGAGAGTGCACAAACATGACCCACGATAGCAAACGCAAGAGAAATATGACAAAATCTTGTGTTGAAATTGATGGACAGATACCCAAAGAgctgaagaaaaagaaaaactctGAATTAATAGACAGTAtagaaaggaaaaataagaagAGATATAAGCTTCTTGATGAAATTCTCTGTTGA